One window from the genome of Erwinia sorbitola encodes:
- a CDS encoding short chain dehydrogenase, whose translation MKILVIGASGTVGQGIVQELERDHQIIRVGKTRGDFQVDLTQEESVKALFAQTGKVDAVISAAGGVHFGPLAEMSCEQFNRGLQDKLMGQVRLVLTGKDFVNPGGSFTLTSGILAQQPIRTGVNASTVNAALEGFVLAAATELNGLRINAVSPTVLTEALPDYGPFFSGFESAPASRVALAYRRSVDGVDNGKIYRVW comes from the coding sequence ATGAAAATTTTAGTGATTGGCGCATCAGGTACCGTCGGGCAGGGCATTGTGCAGGAGCTGGAGCGTGACCATCAGATTATCCGCGTGGGTAAAACCCGGGGTGATTTTCAGGTCGATCTTACCCAGGAGGAGAGCGTGAAAGCGCTGTTTGCGCAAACCGGCAAAGTCGATGCGGTGATCTCAGCGGCTGGGGGCGTACACTTCGGCCCGCTGGCAGAGATGAGCTGCGAACAGTTTAACCGTGGGCTGCAGGATAAGCTGATGGGACAGGTACGGCTGGTGCTGACCGGCAAAGATTTCGTTAATCCGGGCGGCTCTTTCACCCTGACGAGCGGTATTCTGGCCCAGCAGCCGATCCGCACCGGGGTAAACGCCTCGACGGTAAATGCTGCGCTGGAAGGTTTTGTTCTGGCGGCGGCCACCGAATTGAACGGCCTGCGCATCAATGCCGTCAGTCCGACGGTGTTGACCGAAGCATTGCCAGACTACGGCCCGTTCTTCTCCGGCTTTGAAAGTGCTCCGGCCAGCCGGGTGGCGCTGGCATATCGCCGCAGCGTCGACGGCGTTGATAACGGAAAAATATATCGCGTCTGGTAA
- the mntP gene encoding manganese efflux pump MntP has translation MNLYATLILAFGMSMDAFAAAIGKGASLHRPSLKEALRTGLIFGVIEALTPLIGWAIGLAASQYIMSWDHWVAFGLLFILGSRMIVEGVRKKECRPEEAPTSHGFWLLACTAVATSLDAMAVGVGLAFLQVNIVTTALAIGASTMIMASAGILLGRFLGPVMGKWAEIFGGVVLIGIGCSILVEHLGLMS, from the coding sequence ATGAACCTATATGCAACCCTGATTCTGGCTTTTGGTATGTCGATGGACGCTTTTGCTGCGGCTATCGGCAAGGGGGCCAGTCTGCATCGCCCCAGCCTGAAAGAAGCGCTGCGTACCGGACTGATCTTCGGTGTTATCGAAGCACTGACCCCGCTGATCGGCTGGGCCATTGGCCTTGCGGCCAGCCAGTACATTATGTCCTGGGATCACTGGGTGGCATTCGGACTGCTGTTTATTCTTGGCAGCCGGATGATTGTTGAAGGCGTACGTAAGAAAGAGTGCAGGCCGGAAGAAGCACCAACCAGCCACGGTTTCTGGCTGCTGGCCTGTACCGCAGTGGCCACCAGCCTTGATGCGATGGCCGTCGGCGTCGGCCTGGCATTCTTGCAGGTCAATATCGTGACCACTGCGCTGGCAATCGGTGCCTCCACCATGATTATGGCTTCAGCGGGTATCCTGCTCGGCCGCTTCCTCGGCCCGGTGATGGGAAAATGGGCAGAAATTTTCGGCGGCGTAGTGCTCATCGGTATTGGCTGTAGTATTTTGGTGGAACATCTGGGCCTGATGAGCTAA
- a CDS encoding helix-turn-helix transcriptional regulator, whose protein sequence is MALSIVDWNSRNHIECSHLTASNAAFPLHTHEEYVISANLSGIETLTLHQQTLSVHAGDITIYNPATLQSSQFGSDPVEFFSVHLPPQVFADLTDRSQPILREGVLRDPALFAAICGYVLSPDEEQIQQQNLLWLTSQLLKQSRVSETAAAPATIGRALECMRDNLTMKLTLDELAAAAGLSKYHFVRQFRQQIGIAPLQYHMQLRLLAARNLLRHQHSTLDVAHQLGFYDQSHFINSFRKMMGITPHHYLRMVSR, encoded by the coding sequence ATGGCGCTATCAATAGTCGACTGGAACAGCCGCAATCATATTGAATGTTCACATCTGACCGCCAGCAACGCGGCCTTCCCGCTGCACACCCACGAAGAATATGTAATCAGCGCCAATCTTAGCGGCATTGAAACCCTCACCCTGCATCAGCAAACCCTGTCAGTCCATGCCGGGGATATCACCATCTATAATCCCGCAACGCTTCAGTCTTCACAGTTTGGCAGCGATCCGGTGGAATTTTTTAGCGTGCATCTGCCACCGCAGGTATTTGCCGATCTCACCGATCGATCCCAGCCGATCCTGCGTGAAGGCGTTTTGCGCGATCCGGCGCTGTTCGCGGCGATCTGCGGCTATGTACTGTCGCCGGATGAGGAGCAGATCCAGCAGCAAAACCTACTTTGGCTGACCAGCCAGCTGCTGAAACAGAGCCGGGTCAGTGAGACGGCGGCAGCACCGGCGACCATCGGGCGTGCGCTGGAGTGTATGCGCGATAATCTGACCATGAAGCTGACGCTGGATGAGCTGGCCGCCGCCGCCGGGTTAAGCAAATATCACTTTGTGCGCCAGTTTCGCCAGCAGATTGGCATTGCTCCGCTGCAATATCATATGCAGCTGCGCCTGCTGGCGGCGCGTAATCTGCTGCGTCACCAGCACAGCACGCTCGACGTGGCGCATCAGCTGGGTTTCTACGATCAGAGCCATTTTATCAACAGCTTCCGCAAGATGATGGGTATTACTCCGCATCACTATCTGCGCATGGTCAGCCGATAA
- a CDS encoding LysE family translocator: MPFSNGFLLSLSLCLDIGVANIAMITLAMQRGFFHGFWLGIGTCVGDLIYAILAMAGMAVLLQFTPVRWVLWIGGSLILLWFAWKMVQNAMRPAAAMSAGDIGQALTIRQNFFRGIFLAMSSPTAILWFAAVGGALISRFSSGGTAASGWFLSGFFLAGVCWTIVLCAVGSVGGRMLGAKMLRWSYIASAVIFCYFAAYVIISGYREFIG, translated from the coding sequence ATGCCTTTCTCAAATGGTTTTCTGCTCAGTCTTTCTCTCTGCCTTGATATTGGCGTCGCCAATATTGCGATGATCACCTTAGCCATGCAGCGTGGCTTTTTTCACGGTTTCTGGCTGGGGATCGGCACCTGCGTGGGCGATCTGATCTATGCGATCCTCGCAATGGCCGGAATGGCGGTGTTACTACAGTTCACCCCGGTACGCTGGGTGCTGTGGATCGGCGGGTCGCTGATCCTGCTATGGTTCGCGTGGAAGATGGTGCAAAACGCCATGCGTCCGGCAGCAGCGATGAGCGCCGGAGATATTGGACAGGCGCTCACCATCCGTCAGAATTTTTTTCGCGGTATCTTTCTTGCCATGTCATCACCCACGGCGATCCTCTGGTTTGCAGCGGTCGGCGGTGCGCTGATCTCCCGCTTCAGCAGCGGCGGAACGGCAGCATCAGGCTGGTTTCTCAGCGGTTTTTTTCTGGCGGGTGTCTGCTGGACGATAGTGCTGTGCGCGGTGGGCAGCGTGGGCGGACGGATGCTCGGGGCGAAGATGCTACGCTGGTCATATATCGCCTCGGCAGTGATTTTTTGCTACTTCGCGGCGTATGTCATTATCTCGGGCTATCGCGAATTTATCGGCTGA
- a CDS encoding cysteine hydrolase family protein, whose product MPDASALLVIDMQAGLLHGPQAPHDKARLLHNVSHLMMAARARQVPLFFAQHTGPADSPIAAGSTLWQLAAELPLSDSDRCFSKTRPCCFTATPLLSWLQDAGVKRLVIVGMKTEYCVDTTCRAAADLGFEVVLVSDAHSTTDSAVLTAEQIIAHHNTTLAGPFVRLIATKDMFF is encoded by the coding sequence ATGCCAGACGCCTCTGCGTTGTTAGTGATTGATATGCAGGCTGGATTACTGCACGGCCCGCAGGCTCCCCATGATAAAGCACGTTTACTGCACAACGTTTCCCATCTGATGATGGCGGCACGTGCGCGCCAGGTACCGCTGTTTTTTGCGCAGCATACCGGGCCTGCGGATTCACCGATCGCCGCAGGCAGCACGCTCTGGCAGCTCGCCGCTGAACTGCCGCTGTCCGACTCTGACCGCTGTTTCAGCAAAACCCGGCCATGTTGTTTTACCGCAACTCCGCTGCTGAGTTGGTTACAGGATGCCGGTGTGAAGCGGCTGGTCATTGTGGGGATGAAAACGGAATATTGCGTTGATACCACCTGCCGGGCGGCGGCAGATCTGGGATTTGAGGTGGTGCTGGTGAGCGATGCGCACAGCACGACGGATAGCGCGGTGCTGACGGCAGAACAGATTATTGCTCATCACAATACGACGCTGGCCGGGCCATTTGTACGGCTGATAGCGACAAAGGATATGTTCTTTTAG
- a CDS encoding ABC transporter ATP-binding protein: MLYRRFERMINIFRDAPAETPPDNVWAFYLYYLRQVWPCFALLLVIGLIASLIEVALFRYLSRIIDLVNSTPAATFFSDHGSELLWMVAVALIFRPLFIGLHDLLVHQTINPGMTSMIRWQHHNYVLRQSLNFFQNDFAGRIAQRIMQTGNALRDSAVQAVDALWHVLIYAITTLVLFAEADWRLTIPLLIWIVGYVLCLRYFVPRVKARSVASSDSRSRLMGCIVDGYTNITTLKLFAHSDLERQYAREAIGDQTAKTRSQGRMVTGMDVVITTLNGLLIISTTGLALWLWTQSLLSVGAIALATGLVIRIVNMSGWIMWVVNGIFENIGMVQDGLQTIAQPVKVSDKAQAPALRVQQGEIHFDGIRFNYGGERTVIDNLQLTIRPGEKIGLIGPSGAGKSTLVNLLLRLYDLNGGRILIDGQNIAEVSQESLRAQIGMITQDTSLLHRSIRDNLLYGRPDASDEELQRAIHQAKADEFIPLLSDPQGRSGLDAHVGERGVKLSGGQRQRIAIARVLLKDAPILIMDEATSALDSEVEAAIQESLETLMGEKTVIAIAHRLSTIARMDRLVVLDEGRIAEIGNHSELLAKGGLYARLWRHQTGGFVGEV; encoded by the coding sequence ATGCTTTATCGCCGTTTTGAAAGGATGATCAATATCTTCAGGGATGCCCCGGCGGAGACGCCCCCTGACAACGTCTGGGCATTCTATCTCTACTATCTGCGTCAGGTGTGGCCGTGCTTCGCTCTGTTACTGGTGATTGGGCTGATTGCATCGCTGATTGAAGTGGCGCTGTTCCGCTATCTCAGCCGTATTATCGACCTGGTAAACAGCACTCCCGCCGCCACCTTTTTTAGCGATCACGGCAGTGAACTGCTGTGGATGGTGGCGGTGGCGCTCATCTTCAGGCCGCTGTTTATTGGCCTGCACGATCTGCTGGTACACCAGACCATTAACCCCGGCATGACCAGTATGATCCGCTGGCAGCATCATAACTATGTGCTGCGCCAGAGCCTTAACTTCTTCCAGAACGATTTTGCCGGACGTATCGCCCAGCGCATTATGCAGACCGGTAACGCCCTGCGTGACTCGGCGGTACAGGCGGTGGATGCCCTGTGGCATGTGCTGATTTACGCCATCACCACGCTGGTGCTGTTTGCTGAAGCGGACTGGCGGCTGACCATTCCGCTGCTGATCTGGATTGTCGGCTATGTGCTGTGCCTGCGTTACTTTGTGCCACGTGTTAAAGCCCGTTCAGTGGCCTCCAGCGATTCACGTTCGCGCCTGATGGGCTGCATTGTTGATGGTTATACCAATATCACCACGCTGAAACTGTTTGCCCACAGTGACCTGGAGCGTCAGTACGCACGTGAAGCCATTGGCGATCAGACGGCGAAAACCCGCAGTCAGGGGCGTATGGTTACCGGTATGGATGTGGTGATCACCACGCTCAACGGTCTGTTGATTATCAGCACCACCGGGCTGGCGCTCTGGCTGTGGACGCAGTCACTGTTAAGCGTTGGGGCGATTGCACTGGCAACCGGGCTGGTGATCCGCATCGTGAATATGTCTGGCTGGATTATGTGGGTGGTGAACGGCATCTTTGAAAATATCGGCATGGTGCAGGATGGCCTGCAAACCATTGCCCAGCCGGTAAAAGTCAGCGATAAGGCACAGGCTCCGGCACTGCGCGTGCAGCAGGGCGAAATCCATTTTGACGGCATTCGCTTTAACTACGGCGGTGAACGCACGGTCATTGATAATCTCCAGCTGACCATCCGGCCCGGTGAAAAAATCGGCCTGATCGGCCCGTCCGGAGCCGGGAAATCGACGCTGGTCAATCTGCTGCTGCGGCTGTATGACCTGAACGGCGGACGCATTTTGATTGACGGCCAGAATATTGCCGAGGTCAGCCAGGAGAGCCTGCGCGCACAGATTGGCATGATCACCCAGGACACCTCGCTGCTGCATCGCTCGATTCGTGACAACCTGCTGTATGGCCGCCCGGATGCCAGTGATGAAGAGCTGCAACGGGCTATCCATCAGGCCAAAGCGGATGAGTTTATCCCGCTGTTGTCCGATCCGCAGGGGCGTAGCGGGCTGGATGCTCACGTAGGCGAACGCGGGGTGAAACTTTCCGGCGGCCAGCGCCAGCGTATTGCCATTGCCCGCGTGCTGCTGAAGGATGCGCCGATCCTGATTATGGATGAAGCTACCTCTGCGCTGGACTCCGAAGTGGAAGCGGCGATTCAGGAGAGCCTGGAGACACTGATGGGAGAGAAAACCGTGATCGCCATTGCCCACCGTTTGTCGACTATTGCGCGAATGGACAGGCTGGTAGTGCTGGATGAGGGCAGGATCGCCGAGATTGGCAATCACAGCGAGCTGCTGGCGAAAGGGGGTCTGTATGCGCGCCTGTGGCGTCACCAGACCGGCGGTTTTGTGGGTGAAGTGTAA
- a CDS encoding GNAT family N-acetyltransferase: MSLTLLTQLADIPASQWDALAPNDQPFLRHAFLSALEQSGAVSAASGWLPQHLLWVEDGTIKAAMPGYAKNHSMGEYVFDHAWAEASERAGIPYYPKWLSAVPFSPVSGARLLGDDQAAAQLLRALPEFLAGQQLYSGHINFSDEGVRQRLEQDQRWLPRLGCQYHWHNRGFRDFQDFLDLLTSRKRKQLRKERELVASQGVEFVWYHGAEVDEAQWDFVYACYANTYRVRGRQPYLPRDFFSLLAERMPEAIRVVIASQRGEPVAMAFSLVDGNTFYGRYWGCLEEFNRLHFETCFYQGMEYAIEHGLQRFDAGAQGEHKLIRGFEPVLTESWHLLRHPGLHDAVADFLRQEREGIRAWAEEAKTALPWRQPDGQ, translated from the coding sequence ATGTCCCTCACTCTTCTGACGCAGCTGGCCGATATTCCGGCCAGTCAGTGGGATGCCCTGGCTCCCAACGATCAGCCCTTTTTACGTCATGCCTTTCTCTCTGCGCTGGAACAGAGCGGTGCAGTGAGCGCTGCCAGCGGCTGGCTGCCGCAGCATCTCCTGTGGGTGGAGGATGGCACTATAAAAGCGGCGATGCCCGGCTACGCAAAAAACCATTCGATGGGTGAATACGTCTTCGATCACGCCTGGGCCGAGGCCAGCGAGCGGGCGGGGATCCCCTACTATCCCAAATGGCTGTCGGCGGTGCCTTTCAGCCCGGTCAGCGGCGCGCGGCTGCTGGGCGATGACCAGGCAGCAGCGCAGCTGTTGCGGGCGCTGCCTGAATTCCTCGCAGGGCAGCAGCTTTACAGCGGCCATATTAACTTTAGCGACGAGGGTGTTCGCCAGCGGCTGGAGCAGGATCAACGCTGGCTGCCGCGCCTCGGCTGTCAGTATCACTGGCACAACCGTGGCTTTCGCGATTTCCAGGACTTTCTTGATCTCCTCACCTCACGCAAGCGCAAGCAGCTGCGTAAAGAGCGCGAGCTGGTCGCCAGTCAGGGGGTGGAATTTGTCTGGTATCACGGCGCAGAAGTAGACGAAGCACAGTGGGATTTTGTTTACGCCTGCTATGCCAATACCTACCGGGTGCGTGGCCGCCAGCCCTATCTGCCGCGCGATTTCTTCAGCCTGCTGGCCGAACGTATGCCGGAGGCCATTCGTGTGGTGATTGCCAGCCAGCGCGGAGAGCCGGTGGCGATGGCGTTCAGCCTGGTGGACGGCAACACCTTCTATGGCCGCTACTGGGGCTGCCTGGAGGAGTTCAACCGGCTGCATTTTGAAACCTGTTTCTACCAGGGGATGGAGTATGCCATTGAGCACGGTTTACAGCGTTTTGACGCCGGAGCGCAGGGTGAACATAAGCTGATACGCGGTTTCGAACCGGTGCTGACGGAGTCCTGGCATCTGCTGCGCCATCCCGGGCTGCATGATGCAGTGGCCGATTTCCTGCGTCAGGAGCGCGAGGGGATACGCGCCTGGGCAGAAGAAGCTAAAACGGCGCTGCCGTGGCGGCAGCCAGACGGGCAATAA
- a CDS encoding siderophore-interacting protein, with product MAGVQGYRLFNVVLARKQVLSPSMLCCVFSGDDVRQMKMDAPDQRIKLLFPSLNGTPSALTGEGAWWEMIAGMPAEIRPIPRTYTLRHVNAEAGEVEIEFVMHGTEGPASAWALAAEAGDALQMIAPNRAHVADSGGYEWNPHPKVERALVVADETAFPAAKAILEQLAEWPSPPLLQLFIEVPKRGDCIDLSHYPFAEVHWLPREESGASHGEALLSAVKQHVILPDAAPEQQELKDVAEEELLWDRADSVDSRFHGWVAAESSAVKQLRRYLVGDCGLSKESISFMAYWSRAPRRQA from the coding sequence ATGGCGGGTGTTCAGGGTTATCGCTTATTTAATGTGGTACTGGCGCGTAAGCAGGTGCTTTCTCCTTCAATGCTGTGCTGCGTATTCAGCGGTGATGATGTACGGCAGATGAAGATGGATGCGCCGGATCAGCGGATTAAGCTGCTGTTTCCTTCGCTTAACGGCACCCCATCGGCGCTGACCGGAGAAGGGGCATGGTGGGAGATGATCGCCGGGATGCCCGCAGAAATTCGTCCGATCCCCCGCACTTACACCCTCCGCCATGTCAATGCTGAAGCGGGCGAAGTGGAAATAGAGTTTGTGATGCACGGTACTGAAGGCCCCGCTTCCGCCTGGGCGCTGGCGGCCGAAGCGGGCGATGCGTTACAGATGATAGCTCCGAATCGTGCGCATGTGGCAGACAGCGGCGGCTACGAATGGAACCCTCATCCAAAGGTGGAGCGGGCGCTGGTGGTGGCCGACGAAACCGCCTTCCCGGCGGCTAAAGCTATTCTGGAGCAGCTGGCGGAGTGGCCCAGTCCGCCGCTGTTACAGCTGTTTATCGAGGTACCAAAGCGCGGCGACTGTATCGATCTCAGCCACTATCCGTTTGCTGAAGTTCACTGGCTGCCGCGTGAAGAGAGCGGGGCGTCTCACGGTGAAGCGCTGCTGAGTGCGGTAAAACAGCATGTGATCCTGCCTGATGCTGCGCCTGAACAGCAGGAGCTGAAAGATGTGGCCGAAGAGGAGTTGCTGTGGGATCGCGCCGATAGTGTAGATAGCCGTTTTCACGGCTGGGTGGCGGCGGAGTCCAGCGCGGTGAAGCAGCTGCGCCGTTATCTGGTGGGCGATTGCGGCCTCTCTAAAGAGAGCATCAGCTTTATGGCTTACTGGAGCCGCGCACCGCGTCGCCAGGCTTGA
- a CDS encoding LysR family transcriptional regulator: MSAKMDLNLVRVFIAIYETQSVSGAAARLFITQPSASYALARLRVETGNELFKRSRKGMLPTPTASQLYTIFKKSLSSIEKAVADTRSFAPETSFHKFRLALSDLGELLLLPGLVQHLRTLAPNVQLEVIPVEMQKLDEWLLTGKVDAALCSRNESISLAQRDRIMDERYVCLLNCQHPRIGDTLTLDAYLDEQHIIVSTISGHYMVEERIKEYGFERRIALEVPHFAALGELIASSELLVTLPSSAAKIYVARGNGRVIELPFKLPNLEVYLYAHTEIGDITAKTWFYNTLRDTSQRLMKR, from the coding sequence ATGTCAGCCAAAATGGATCTCAACCTGGTACGGGTGTTTATCGCTATCTATGAAACTCAGAGCGTTAGCGGGGCCGCTGCGCGCCTGTTTATCACGCAGCCCTCAGCAAGCTACGCCCTGGCACGGCTGCGGGTTGAGACAGGTAACGAGCTGTTTAAACGCAGCCGTAAAGGGATGCTGCCCACTCCGACAGCCAGCCAGCTCTATACGATTTTTAAAAAGTCTCTGAGCAGCATTGAAAAGGCAGTAGCAGACACCCGCAGCTTCGCGCCGGAAACATCCTTTCACAAATTTCGTCTCGCGCTCTCCGACCTCGGCGAACTGCTGCTGCTGCCTGGTCTGGTACAGCATCTGCGCACTCTCGCCCCCAATGTTCAGCTGGAGGTGATCCCGGTGGAGATGCAGAAACTGGATGAATGGCTGCTGACCGGTAAAGTTGACGCCGCACTATGCAGCCGTAACGAGAGCATCTCGCTGGCGCAGCGTGACCGGATTATGGATGAGCGCTACGTCTGCCTGCTGAATTGCCAGCATCCACGCATTGGCGACACGCTGACGCTGGATGCCTATCTGGATGAGCAGCACATTATTGTGTCGACCATTAGCGGCCATTACATGGTGGAGGAGCGGATAAAAGAGTATGGCTTTGAGCGCCGCATCGCGCTGGAAGTGCCACACTTTGCCGCGCTGGGGGAGCTGATTGCCTCCAGCGAACTGCTGGTGACGCTGCCCTCCAGCGCGGCGAAAATCTATGTAGCACGCGGCAACGGACGCGTGATTGAACTGCCCTTTAAACTACCGAATCTTGAAGTATATCTGTACGCACACACCGAGATCGGCGATATCACCGCGAAAACCTGGTTCTATAACACCCTCAGAGACACCAGCCAGCGGCTGATGAAGCGCTGA
- a CDS encoding helix-turn-helix domain-containing protein, producing the protein MKHEIVDVIVDWIDDHLEEGLNIETVAAKSGYSKWHLQRAFKEQRGITLATFIRSRRLDQAASVLVSSTKSIMAISMDLGFSSQQCFQRVFKKHFNVTPRDYRIQYRQYH; encoded by the coding sequence ATGAAACATGAAATTGTCGACGTCATCGTGGACTGGATTGACGATCACCTCGAAGAGGGGCTGAATATCGAAACGGTAGCGGCCAAATCAGGCTACTCAAAGTGGCATCTGCAACGTGCGTTTAAAGAGCAACGGGGCATTACCCTCGCCACTTTTATACGCAGCCGCCGTCTCGATCAGGCTGCATCTGTGCTGGTCAGTTCCACCAAAAGCATTATGGCGATTTCAATGGATCTCGGTTTCTCTTCTCAGCAGTGTTTCCAGCGGGTGTTTAAGAAGCACTTCAACGTTACCCCGCGAGATTACCGTATCCAGTACCGTCAGTACCATTAA
- a CDS encoding TIGR00645 family protein, which translates to MERFVENLIYTSRWLLAPIYLGLSLGLLALAIKFFQEVFHLLPNVLAMAENELVLVLLSMIDLTLVGGLLVMVMLSGYENFVSRLDISEHREKLNWLGKMDSGSLKNKVAASIVAISSIHLLRVFMDARNIPDNKLLWYVIIHLTFVLSAFVMGYLDSMSRKDKDKV; encoded by the coding sequence ATGGAACGTTTCGTCGAAAACCTGATTTATACTTCGCGCTGGTTGCTGGCCCCTATCTACCTGGGGCTGTCGCTCGGTTTGCTGGCGCTGGCCATTAAGTTTTTCCAGGAGGTTTTCCACCTGCTGCCCAATGTGCTGGCGATGGCAGAAAATGAGCTGGTACTGGTGCTGCTTTCGATGATCGATTTGACGCTGGTGGGCGGCCTGCTGGTGATGGTGATGCTCTCCGGTTATGAAAATTTTGTCTCCAGACTGGATATCTCTGAGCACCGTGAAAAGCTTAACTGGCTGGGTAAGATGGATTCTGGCTCGCTGAAAAATAAAGTGGCAGCCTCAATTGTGGCCATCTCCTCCATCCATCTGCTGCGCGTATTTATGGATGCTCGCAATATTCCGGATAATAAACTGCTGTGGTATGTAATTATTCATCTGACGTTTGTACTGTCGGCCTTTGTGATGGGCTATCTGGACAGTATGTCGCGGAAAGATAAAGATAAAGTGTGA
- a CDS encoding alpha/beta hydrolase has protein sequence MAESKRMSKGLVILLHGVGSSGDDLAGLGDYWAPALPGVSFASPNAPYHFEHGAGWQWFSLSGITPENRPDRVAAARVAFDQQLQAILEQHQMSDSLDKVVLVGFSQGSIMALDALVSGRWPVAGMVAFSGRLSSPQPFAPALNTPVLLLHGMADDVIPVQEGQAAEQRLRAAGVQVTSQFEPGIGHTISEQGAQRAVEFIAERLG, from the coding sequence ATAGCGGAGTCGAAAAGAATGTCGAAAGGATTGGTTATTTTACTGCATGGCGTTGGCAGCAGCGGGGACGATCTCGCAGGCCTGGGTGACTACTGGGCACCAGCGCTGCCCGGCGTGAGCTTTGCCAGTCCCAATGCACCGTATCACTTTGAACATGGCGCGGGCTGGCAGTGGTTTAGCCTGTCGGGGATTACGCCGGAGAATCGCCCGGATCGCGTGGCCGCAGCGCGGGTGGCGTTTGATCAGCAGCTGCAGGCGATACTTGAGCAGCACCAGATGAGCGATAGCCTGGATAAAGTGGTGCTGGTGGGCTTCTCGCAGGGTTCAATTATGGCGCTGGACGCGCTGGTATCGGGCCGCTGGCCGGTAGCGGGGATGGTTGCGTTCTCGGGCCGCCTGTCATCGCCTCAGCCGTTCGCTCCTGCGCTAAATACCCCCGTGCTGCTGCTGCACGGTATGGCTGATGATGTGATCCCGGTGCAGGAAGGCCAGGCGGCAGAACAGCGGCTGCGTGCCGCAGGCGTACAGGTCACCAGCCAGTTTGAACCGGGTATTGGTCACACCATTTCGGAACAGGGCGCACAACGGGCCGTGGAGTTTATTGCAGAACGTCTGGGGTGA